The DNA window TCCCTTAGCTAAaccaataatgaataaaataaatagcaaaaccATTCCtataaaacttgtatttttttaaatgatcccaAAAAATCCAAACAGTTCGGTACAATAAACATGAGAGAAGTTGGGAGATCCTTCCCCATATATTGAACACCTCAACGTGTTTCACAGTAGATACGGCTTTTTCAAGAGGGCAGGAACTGTTATTAaattgcctctctttgtagttccctttattggctttcatttcacctgagaatcaaattcaagctcctgtgctttgccttcaaatcagtccacagttcttgtcctacttacctttttgacctggtgtaaaaatacttccctagccactctctctgctcctccaatgacctactattgacttcctcactcataacctcatcacacgcacggcacGACTTTTTCTAAGGTTGGCGATGTTAAATAACGGTGCAGGACAggcaaatacaaataatgaactATGTACTTGCACAATTTTGTTGTATGACTTACGTGCTGACCTCTTGATTATTTGTGTTCCAGGTAGCCAAAGAATTTGGTTTTAGGAATAATGGCTTCTCGGTGTACCTGAACAGAAATCGGACAGGAGAAATCTCAGCTAGCCCAAACAAGTCACTTAATTTGCTGAAAATCAAGTAAGCCAGGCGGATTACCATTGTGTTTGCCTACagtctgcagtgttctccctagccccttttagctgggcgcaccacccgttacttttcagtaaccacccggctgtttttggtggtacttaaaatttgggtcacaatacaggggctgccacctgcctacaatttcttcccacccagcttaaaaaatttctgggttgagcacgcCACATCCCCCAGGACCTGGTGTAAAAGGCAAAGAGTGGGGTTCCTTGATCACTTGGTTGACTTTTCATTGAGTTTGGTTTACATCTCAATGGaatgggaaggattttttttttttttttaccataggggTTTTTTCTCGCCTTTTCGCCATCCAGATCCACTAAGTGTTGCAggtctttaactttttttaatgtttttattcttccTACTTGCCTGTGTCACAATGAGTTGACAGGTTGGTGGGACAACAAAGATGCACCTAATAAATAAGACCTGTAAGAAGCAGTTTGGTGGGAGGAATGGAAAAGGTTAGGGTTTGTAGATTCtaagatcttcggggcagggtcctctcctcctcctgtgtccctgtatgtatctgtttgtcatttgaaacccctatttaaagtacagcactgcgtaatatgttgcttctttataaatcctgtttattattagtgaTAAAGGGTTGAGTTGGGGATCAGCTTTGCATGAAAAGGTTTTTAATCCTCAAACCCCATTTTCTAGAAGATCTTTTTTTCCAGAATAGAGAGGCCTTGACTTTTCTACAGACTTGAAATAAGTCCTGTACCTTCTAATTCGCAGAGAGTGGCAGGTTCTACTAACtgaattttgttttgcatttgattGTAAAAAGTGCAGCTTACGATGACCACCCACCATCAATACACTATGCATCTATCCAGCAGCCTCATCAAGCTCTATTCCACTCACCTAGCTATACACTGTCCCTGCCTGCTTGGACAGGGTTATTCATGTATATCAGTGGGAAGCTCTGCTAATAACAAGCAGACAATGAGCATGCTTCCTACCGTTTACTATACCAATCATGGGTGCATGCTTCTTGTATATGGCAAGGAGCACCacctattggctgctggttgttagaTGGTGCTCCCCGCTGATTCACAGTAGCCTGTTAGAGTAAAGCAGTGTTCCACGGGGCATGAATTAAGCATTTCCAAACATTCACAAATGCCATAGATTTCAATTGATAGACCTAATGGCTTCCTTTAGTTTAAAGCAGATAATAAAGCCTTCTGTAGGGTTTAAGACTGACTGAGAGGATTCCAGAGTGGCTGCAGTATTATTTAGTCATTGAAACTTTATGAATTGAACCACTCAAGCAGAGGAGAATGTAAGCGATATGTTAGGTGTTGGTTGCAGGCTGCTGTTTGCATTGGATAAATAATGAATCACCTTAGTAGGATTTGATGTAAATAACCTTCTTTGTGTCTTTCTGTAGACATGGGGACATGCTGTTCCTATTCCCATCAAGCTCTGCTGGGCCATCTTCTGAGGTCATGGATACATCTGCAGGGATCCTGGCAGGAAGACCAACGAGTGCTCTTCAAGTGCCAGAAGATGAAATTGATCAATACCTGAACAAGCAGGAAGGCAAAATCTACAGAAACAGAGACCCCCAGCTGTACGTACTTGCTGCTATCAATcggaaacaaaaataataaatggataaAGTGCACTTTCCATTTTCTAGCTGATCCTTCCCAACAATGTTCTTTTACTGTTGGCTTAAGGCCAACTGggataaataattcatatatagtagaaggcttttttttattttcatgggaaAATTTTCAATCCATTTTGCTACACAATCATCTATAATGTAAACACTTCATTTGTTTGTAAATCACAAGAACATCTTCATGCAGCCTTCTTGAAAAAGGAGACTTCATCGCAAAGCCAAAGAacagatatttttaaatctgttctcAAAGCAGCCCTAAACCTTTTCTTACCTTTACACCATCATTGTTCCATTCATCaccagaaaagagaaaaaaagcactgTATAAGCTTCAAGTCAATAATGTTGGTGCCTGATTAGCCCACCAAGCAAAAGCATTGTCACCTAGCAGAATGAGGAGCAAAACGCACACCCCACCCATAGCCTAAAGTACCAAGTATTGCTTGGGGGCAAGCAATACTGCACAACTCTATACATGGGCTGCTATGTTTGCACCTTCTCTTCCCTGACTCCTTCATTGTTGTGATTGGACTGCAGAGAGATGAAGGGAATTTGAGAAGGGACCTTTAGTAAACCTATTCATGAATAAGTAAATTTACCTAATAGAGTAACTAAGCAAGCAAGAGATGCTTAGCAAAGAAAAAGGCGTACTAGActccagtattgcctgtggtctacATGCTGCCCATTTTTTCCATTACTGGCTATCCATGCTTTGTTCAGCACTGTGCATCAGGATTTGTGCATTTGCCTTCTCACGACAGAGCCTCCAGCAATGAGCAGTCCAGTTGTAAAATCCCTAAATGTCACTTCAAATTTAAAACACCTATCATATACAGCAGtgtcttagatctcacactgcagatatacagctattagGCCTGTATTGTGGTTGTAGTGTCTAATCACTTTCATGTATTTAAAGCTCTTgacatatatttatagtatacatTTAGTTGTTTAGCAGAACTTCTCCcttctttgttattttaatatgttaCTTTTCCATTGTAGGTGTCGGCATGGCCCTCTGGGTAAATGTGTGCACTGCGTCCCCCTTGAAGTAAGTGCTATAAATTAGGCATAAGGTGTAAGTACATAGCTGTCTCTGCTGGGTCTTCTTCTTATATCACCTATTTGTCCTGCAGCCTTTTGACGAGGATTATCTTAACCATCTGGAGCCCCCAGTCAAACATATGTCCTTCCACGCTTACATCAGGAAGCTGACAGGAGGTGCTGACAAGTAAGGATCGCCCATACAAGCGCATTATGTGTTATGTCCAGCCAAGATTGGTCGTCATGTGTTTATGATCTTCTCAGtctttttatgtaatattaaatgtctttgtttaaattattaataacaatggATTACTGCATACTTTTTACTAACCTTATCCTTAAATACTCATCAAATTTACCGTGACCCTTACACTTAGATCTACCTGTCCTAAGAATTCCTAATTTCATGTTATGCTGCTTTGTCTTGTCCCTTGGTATTGCAATGTGTTTATTCCTATCAGACTATTTGCATTGCTTATGTGTTTGCTGTGCCTAAACTGTTTTTAGAGGGAAGTTTGTGGCCTTGGAAAATATCAGCTGCAAGATAAAGTCTGGTTGTGAAGGGCATCCACCATGGCCAGAGGGCATCTGCACTAAATGCCAGCCCAGTGCTATCACACTCAACCGACAGGTCAGTAGATTGTGGAACATAATAAAAGCTTATTATAAATACTCGCATATTGGGAAGGTAGAGTAACTATAGGATGGATGAATTTAGTGTCAGGAAATGTAACTTTGGAACATGTAAATATGTTAAAGGCTTTGTTCACACATTCACATTATTGCAGTCAGTTCACTTTAAATGCTCCCTTGAGCACAGGCAGAACACAAAAGAACAGTTCTACTTTTTTAGAAAAGAAGCACACATTGTATTTTCTTCTCCTTTTGTGTACACTATATATGTGTTTTGGGTGGCAGAATAATTGGCTTTACGTCCCAATACACTAGTGCCCTGATTTAATACCAATGGTGcagaaaatgttataataattacAGTGATGGTTGAGAACAGCCAGTACATCTCTGTTTTCAGAAAGCCACTTTTTGGGGTTTATTAAGTGCTCCACCTATTAGAGGTTCACCTTGACTTGTTGCAAATATGTTTTGGTTTGGTGACTCTGATTAAACTCAGGTGACCAGCGAGACTGATTAGGCAGTCAAAATTTCCTAAAGCTGAACAATGGCCCCTACAATTGTAAtttaacaggttcactttactttTAAAGGACCTTGAATCCCTGGTAAGTTCTACTATATGCAAGTCAAGGATTTTAACAAACACAAATGGCTCTACTGAGCTTGTCCACTCCAGAGcgcctttctttttttatgtgagaGTCAAACATCTCCTTACTTTCGGTAATGTGCtaattctttattaaagaaatacagacatgtgGACAACATTATGTTTGAGAATCACACCATCGCTGACCGCTTCCTAGACTTTTGGCGCAAGACTGGTAACCAGCGCATCGGCTACTTGTATGGGCGGTATACTGAACACAAGGACATCCCTTTGGGTATCCGGGCCGAGGTGGCTGCCATCTATGAACCTTCACAGGTAACCTTTTGGAAATTAAGAAATACTGTGCTTGGTCTGCCGTAATGAGTGTTACAAAGTTGCAGATACCTGAATAAAATTGTTTCAGTTTAAGCGAAAAATGGACACAAAGgacataaataaacttttgtgTTCACCAAGTGCAATTCCATATCCTACCTTGTAAAAGTAGATGTGACATCAATACTATCCTATACATAAAAAGAGCAGTGTTGTGGGTGGGCCCACTTTTACAGCTGCCTGCAGAAAAATACAGGTAAGGGGTTAAAAATAAAGGATAAGTCACCATGCACAAAGGAAGAGAACTGTAATCCAATCAGTGACAGTTGTGAAGTGTCTtgcatttatattgctgtttaattgatttttttttttttttactgtggaagTAAAATATAGCCAGCCTCTATTATGACTATGACGCAACATATATTGGTTATGAAAAACAGCAAGTACCTTTTCCTTAtctcattgtttttcttttttttagattgggaCACAGAACAGTGTGGAACTGCTCGATGATCCTAAGGCAAAAGTGGTGGATGAGATTGCAGCCAAACTTGGATTAAGAAAGGCAAGGACCCGTTACCTCTCAAATTGTGCCATAGTAGAGCTCTAAGACAGCCAATGTATTAACTTGCTTGCTTATGAGCAGGTTTTATTTGAGAGGTTAATTTCAGAGAACAAGTCAAACCAATCAGCTGACTGCTTGCCCTTGTTAGCAGCACATTTAAATTGTTAAAGCCTAAGTTCACTaggaatcctttttttatttgttttgtaatattattaattttgtaCCTGACCctactaagattttttttttcttactacttGCGACACCTACGAAATAAAATGCAGGCGTGGTTGTTACAGGGGCAGAAGTTGGTGTAGCATGTCATTGAGTAATGTTACCTGTAAACCTGCTTATTTACATCAAACACAGAGGAGACAacttaaatacaatgtaaatacaACTTGGCCACCTCCAACCGTATTGCTTTTGTCCTAGCAGTTGACAGGTGCAGGCATTTGTTCCATTTGTTGGTAGTCTGTTGGATAGATAACCAACAGCCAGACACTGCTAGTAGCATAGGAATTTGCCATGAACAACTGCAAGATCTACTGTGAATGCCTGCCACTTCTTTCCCCTGGTTATCATTGCATTTTCTTATTGATTGACATGGGTTAGTAGTAGTAACCACCCTGTAACAGCCTGTGTGAACAATccattattgttagaaaaaagttttgtaaaaaaacgTTTAATTTCCTTTTAACATAGTGTGTGAGTATATTTCACCTTCTTTTAATTGTTATCAGGTTGGCTGGATATTCACAGACCTGGTATCCGAAGACACCAGGAAAGGCACAGTCCGGTACAGCAGAAACAAGGTGAGAATAACCCAGATGCTGCTCCCAATACAGTTAATTTATTggcttttattttgatttaaaaacaaactctCTCTGCAGGACTCGTATATCCTGAGCTCAGAAGAGTGCATCACTGCTGGTTTCTTCCAGAACCAGCACCCCAACATTTGCCGCCTCTCACCAGATGGACATTTTGGCTCTAAGTTTGTGACTGTAGTAGCTTCAGGTAGGTTTATCTTCAGAACCACTCAGAAGCCACAGAGAAAACTAGAATAGTAATAAGAGTTTATTGCTTGTGCAGCGTGTTCAAATCCATCATCTTCCTCTTACTCAGAACATTAGCTGTGTCTTTTAGACCTAACAACAGCAACCTGACCCCGTAGTGGTGCCATGTTAATATCAACACTGATTTTGTTGCCTATAATGCTCTTCTGTAACAACGCACTGCACCATACTTAATTTTGTAGTGATTGGGTATTACCAGTGAATAGATTTACTATAAAGAAAAGAACAGGTGAAGTAAAGTTGACCATGTTTTGTGATGATTCAATATTACCTATAATTAGTAACCTGACTTGTTCCTAAGTATATAGTGAACCAGCTTCATTAAAGTGTGTTAAAGCTGGTTCAGCTTTATAAAAGTGTTAGTAATATACACAACCACAATCAGTTGCCTGCGTGACCACCATAAGGTAGTTACTTTGAAGAACAGTTAACTTTACTCATCTACTATGCAGTGTGGTGACATTCACATTCTTATTTATAAACTCAATAATATGACAACATTCACATTATTGCCAATCCCTTGTGATGGCAATAACTGCAGTTTGACAACACTTACATTAAATTATCTCTTCTCTGTTTCTTTCAATAGGTGGGCCAGATAACCAAGTGCACTTTGACGGGTACCAGGTGTCCAATCAGTGTATGGCACTTGTACGAGATGAGTGCCTCCTGCCATGCCGAGATGCTCCCGAACTGGGATATGCCAAAGAGTCAAGCAGTGAGCAGTATGTCCCTGATGTCTTCTATAAGGTCAGTTTTAAGGACAATAAAGATTCTGTCATTGGGCAGAGGTAAGggtttttactgttaaaaaaagaataaaaacaaaatataatattttctcatGTTTACTGTAATACAAAAGAGGGCAGATTATGCCAAATATGACGTTTGTGTGACCAAGacagataatatattttatatgtataataatatttttgaatacAATACTGGGACTGATCTTGTGATGATAGCAGGCAGACCCTTCCACTTAGTAGGTGATGCCTTAAATACATATTGTGTTAGGTAAGACTTCACTGGAAATCTTTAAATTCttacaatgtgtatatataaaggaTCTTAGAACGTAACTGGTAATATGGATATTTCTCAATGACCTTGGTATGGTGTTTTACCATTAACAATTTTTCCTTGCAGGATGTTGACAAGTTTGGTAACGAAATTACGCAGTTAGCTCGGCCTTTGCCTGTAGAGTATTTGATCATTGATGTGAGTATTTACCTAAGTTCTATCTCTGAGTGCATTTTGAGAGTTGTGGTCATTGGTTACATGACAATGAAAGTGTTCCCTTATGGTATTTTTACTTATACACAAGCCCCTAATAAGATAGATGATGTTTTTTGATTCAGTATGTGTATGCAAAAATAAAGTGAATGGGTTAAAATATA is part of the Pyxicephalus adspersus chromosome 3, UCB_Pads_2.0, whole genome shotgun sequence genome and encodes:
- the NPLOC4 gene encoding nuclear protein localization protein 4 homolog, with translation MAESIIIRIQSPEGVKRITTSKRETAATFLKKVAKEFGFRNNGFSVYLNRNRTGEISASPNKSLNLLKIKHGDMLFLFPSSSAGPSSEVMDTSAGILAGRPTSALQVPEDEIDQYLNKQEGKIYRNRDPQLCRHGPLGKCVHCVPLEPFDEDYLNHLEPPVKHMSFHAYIRKLTGGADKGKFVALENISCKIKSGCEGHPPWPEGICTKCQPSAITLNRQKYRHVDNIMFENHTIADRFLDFWRKTGNQRIGYLYGRYTEHKDIPLGIRAEVAAIYEPSQIGTQNSVELLDDPKAKVVDEIAAKLGLRKVGWIFTDLVSEDTRKGTVRYSRNKDSYILSSEECITAGFFQNQHPNICRLSPDGHFGSKFVTVVASGGPDNQVHFDGYQVSNQCMALVRDECLLPCRDAPELGYAKESSSEQYVPDVFYKDVDKFGNEITQLARPLPVEYLIIDITTTFPKDPVYTFSTSSNLFPIENRESLGETQDFHSLATYLSQNPSSVFLDIISDFHLLLFLVTNEVMPLQDSISLLLEAVRTRNEELAQTWKKSEQWATIEQLCSTVGVQPSEIHEFGAIGGSAHAASSSSMWSCLHCTFMNQAGTDHCEMCQLPRT